Proteins co-encoded in one Falco rusticolus isolate bFalRus1 chromosome 14, bFalRus1.pri, whole genome shotgun sequence genomic window:
- the MMGT1 gene encoding membrane magnesium transporter 1 has product MAAASVWKGLVGLGLFALAHAAFSAAQHRSYMRLTEKEDETLPIDIVLQTLLAFAVTCYGIAHIAGEFKDMDATSELKNKTFDTLRNHPSFYVFNHRGRVLFQSPDTVNSSSNQDALSSSSSLKFRKLEPLRR; this is encoded by the exons ATGGCGGCCGCCTCGGTGTggaaggggctggtggggctcGGGCTCTTCGCCCTGGCCCACGCCGCCTTCTCGGCGGCGCAGC ATCGTTCTTACATGAGattaacagaaaaggaagatgaaacgTTGCCCATAGAT ATAGTTCTTCAGACTCTGTTAGCCTTTGCAGTCACCTGCTATGGGATAGCACATATCGCGGGAGAATTTAAAGACATGGATGCCACTTCAGAACtaaaaaataa gacATTTGACACATTAAGGAACCATCCatctttttatgtatttaatcaTCGTGGTAGAGTATTGTTCCAGTCCCCAGACACAGTGAATTCTTCTTCAAACCAAGATGCTTTGTCATCCAGCTCATCACTGAAATTTCGAAAACTTGAACCTCTGCGCCGCTAA